From a single Miscanthus floridulus cultivar M001 chromosome 8, ASM1932011v1, whole genome shotgun sequence genomic region:
- the LOC136476029 gene encoding uncharacterized protein isoform X1, translating to MGKKKTASKSQASFVDEESSLSLIENQEFVAMRAAQKVWPAPTTSEDQLRELVSDGLIQNKVIAEWRVPGEHRVLALGPGEIVLFVSFVRAGLCLPASVFLHQFLRYFGVSLNHLTPNAVLHLSVFVHLCEAFLGIPPSLSLFRFFFRLKPQPRREETSVLGGCGIQFRQGLKIKFFDYDLVDSVKDWRAEWFYAANLIPSLVVHSGSGPVANDRWDKKLESPAEIQAIQPLLDRISTLKQQGLTGFGIVSSFLRRRVQPLKERGHLGFEYSGAEDSSRMVPALELTGEEVLERLQKMLKGVSVIPPAVPEYSANNPPPAVLGRNFVDPIRFDVLPAVAEAGDHLAGTSVISKSQTFTALPGVSFRSDDVYEEYVPRLVPRGPRSVPKRGRMDGSSSGLPVSKKPRKPSTPSGTPVVASMLLAGALVSLAEEEEDDEVPLITRRNRRSGVSSSDALAPTSSEAPGSSSLASSAPSCAAPPVRSSSTAPAPASSVAPLSAVPLPSMGDGDVFAVVVPPARPSLGFARKKVASASSSLISPSTSSLLPAVPTSSEPRDSQHSVDEVAAGASELPGGVAGLVAPEVTVAVAPSSSGDLAPASLEVALVAPASPRPASLSPSFASGGPSLSDDVVQQFDATHRLSELTAAWGSLSTLATSFGEKLQSFSRDHSSFFFSSENERKLSSEVDALKTDLGLLRAELETERQLHQKEEKALRARVVETEKQRDAAVESAKKENKALRVEKQKLSESIDEMKALVRSSHNRAEEVNTHAEEELALARLIRRGADRDLVQAQKTIEGLSGKLATATENWNALWKSFRSVADVLRTSADDGQSWAQFIPRIPTRFQEFAKRCAQVCTKNVLAQVRVLAPEAPLSKIAEEAESQEYLDAVEKMEPEVEDLASRIVDGLNIDLSLSDDNA from the exons atgggaaagaagaagaccgcaagcaaatctcaggcgagttttgtggacgaggagtcgtcgctttccttgatcgaaaaccaggagttcgtggccatgagggcggctcagaaggtttggccggctccaacaaccagcgaagaccagctgcgcgagctcgttagcgatggcttgatccagaataaagtcatcgctgaatggagagttccgggcgagcatcgggttctggctcttggtcctggtgagattgtcctttttgtctctTTTGTCCGCGCTGGTCTCTGTCTCcctgcttctgtcttccttcatcagtttcttaggtatttcggggttagtttgaaccatctaacccccaatgccgttctccatctttctgtttttgtccatctttgtgaagccttccttggaattcctccttctctatctctttttcgttttttctttcgcctgaaacctcaaccccgccgcgaggaaaccagtgtccttggcggttgcgggattcagtttcgccagggtcttaaaatcaagttttttgattatgacctggtcgattccgtcaaggattggcgcgccgagtggttttacgctgccaatttgatcccttctcttgttgtccactccggatctggtcctgtggcgaACGACCGGTGGGACAAAAAGCTTGAGTCTCCTGCTGAGATTCAGGCGATCCAAcctctccttgataggattagtacgctgaaacagcaaggattgaccggctttggtattgtctcaagttttcttcgccgtcgggttcagcccttgaaagagcggggacatctcggctttgagtattctggggccgaggattctTCGCGCATGgttccagctcttgagctgaccggtgaggaggtactcgagcgtctccagaagatgctgaaaggagtgagcgtcattcctcctgccgtccctgagtactcggccaacaacccgcccccagct GTGCTCGGTcggaactttgttgatccgatccgctttgatgttctccctgctgtggcggaggCTGGGGATCATTTAGCCGGTACTTCtgtaattagtaagtctcaaacttttacagcccttcctggggtatcTTTCAGATCTGATGATGtgtatgaagagtatgttcctcgtctagtccctcgcggcccTCGCAGCGTCCCGAAGAGGGGacgaatggacgggtcttcatctggcttgcctgtctccaagaagcctcgcaaaccaagtactccttcaggtactccagttgttgctagcatgctcttag cgggtgctctggtttcgctggctgaggaagaagaggatgatgaagttccccttatcacgcggcg taatcggaggtcgggtgtgagttcttccgatgcTCTTGCGCCGACTTCTTCCGAAGCTCCGGGGTCGAGTTCTTTGGCTTCTTCTGCCCCGAGCTGTgctgctcctccggtgcggagttcttccacggctccagctccggcttcttccgtggctccgttgtcggctgtcccgctcccgtcgatGGGtgacggggacgtcttcgccgtcgtggttccccctgcgaggccttctcttggcttcgcaaggAAAAAAGTAGCCAg TGCTTCGTCTTCTTTAATTTctccatcgacttcttctctgcttcccgccgtgccaacgagttctgagcctcgagactcacaacattctgttgatgaagttgcggcgggggcttcagagctacctggcggagttgcgggcttggtcgctccggaggtaaccgTGGCCGTCGCACCGAGTTCTTCTGGggatttggctccggcttccttGGAGGTTGCTCTTGTCGCTCCTGCTTCGCCCCGGCcggcttctctttccccttcttttgcctccggcggcccttctctgtccgatgacgtggtgcaacaattcgatgccactcatcggttatcggagctgaccgcagcctgggggagcttgtcgaccctcgcgacttcttttggtgaaaagctccag tctttttctcgtgatcattccagcttctttttctcatctgaaaatgagaggaagttgtcttcggaggtggacgctctgaaaacCGATCTTGGccttctccgggctgagttggagacggagcgtcagttgcaccaaaaggaggaaaaagcccttcgcgcccgggttgtggagacggagaaacagagagatgctgcggtggagtctgcgaagaaagaaaacaaag ctctccgagttgagaaacagaaactctcggagagtattgatgaaatgaaggcccttgtccgttctagtcataatagagctgaggaggtaaatactcacgctgaggaagaactcgcccttgctaggctgattaggcgtggagctgacagagatcttgtgcaggcccaaaaaaccattgaaggcctatctgggaagctggcgacggctaccgaaaattggaatgccttgtggaaatcttttcgttcggtaGCCGACGTCCTCCGGACTtcggcggatgacgggcaatcttgggcgcagttcattcctcggattccgactcgtttccaagagttcgcgaagaggtgcgcccaagtatgtaccaaaaatgtgctggcccaggtccgggtccttgctccggaGGCACCTCTCTCGAAGATAgcggaagaagctgaaagccaagaatatcttgacgccgttgaaaagatggagcctgaggtcgaagatctagccagtaggattGTAGATGGTCTAAATATCGACCTTTCCCtctctgatgacaatgcctga
- the LOC136476029 gene encoding uncharacterized protein isoform X4, which translates to MGKKKTASKSQASFVDEESSLSLIENQEFVAMRAAQKVWPAPTTSEDQLRELVSDGLIQNKVIAEWRVPGEHRVLALGPGEIVLFVSFVRAGLCLPASVFLHQFLRYFGVSLNHLTPNAVLHLSVFVHLCEAFLGIPPSLSLFRFFFRLKPQPRREETSVLGGCGIQFRQGLKIKFFDYDLVDSVKDWRAEWFYAANLIPSLVVHSGSGPVANDRWDKKLESPAEIQAIQPLLDRISTLKQQGLTGFGIVSSFLRRRVQPLKERGHLGFEYSGAEDSSRMVPALELTGEEVLERLQKMLKGVSVIPPAVPEYSANNPPPAVLGRNFVDPIRFDVLPAVAEAGDHLAGTSVIIPRGPRSVPKRGRMDGSSSGLPVSKKPRKPSTPSGTPVVASMLLAGALVSLAEEEEDDEVPLITRRNRRSGVSSSDALAPTSSEAPGSSSLASSAPSCAAPPVRSSSTAPAPASSVAPLSAVPLPSMGDGDVFAVVVPPARPSLGFARKKVASASSSLISPSTSSLLPAVPTSSEPRDSQHSVDEVAAGASELPGGVAGLVAPEVTVAVAPSSSGDLAPASLEVALVAPASPRPASLSPSFASGGPSLSDDVVQQFDATHRLSELTAAWGSLSTLATSFGEKLQSFSRDHSSFFFSSENERKLSSEVDALKTDLGLLRAELETERQLHQKEEKALRARVVETEKQRDAAVESAKKENKALRVEKQKLSESIDEMKALVRSSHNRAEEVNTHAEEELALARLIRRGADRDLVQAQKTIEGLSGKLATATENWNALWKSFRSVADVLRTSADDGQSWAQFIPRIPTRFQEFAKRCAQVCTKNVLAQVRVLAPEAPLSKIAEEAESQEYLDAVEKMEPEVEDLASRIVDGLNIDLSLSDDNA; encoded by the exons atgggaaagaagaagaccgcaagcaaatctcaggcgagttttgtggacgaggagtcgtcgctttccttgatcgaaaaccaggagttcgtggccatgagggcggctcagaaggtttggccggctccaacaaccagcgaagaccagctgcgcgagctcgttagcgatggcttgatccagaataaagtcatcgctgaatggagagttccgggcgagcatcgggttctggctcttggtcctggtgagattgtcctttttgtctctTTTGTCCGCGCTGGTCTCTGTCTCcctgcttctgtcttccttcatcagtttcttaggtatttcggggttagtttgaaccatctaacccccaatgccgttctccatctttctgtttttgtccatctttgtgaagccttccttggaattcctccttctctatctctttttcgttttttctttcgcctgaaacctcaaccccgccgcgaggaaaccagtgtccttggcggttgcgggattcagtttcgccagggtcttaaaatcaagttttttgattatgacctggtcgattccgtcaaggattggcgcgccgagtggttttacgctgccaatttgatcccttctcttgttgtccactccggatctggtcctgtggcgaACGACCGGTGGGACAAAAAGCTTGAGTCTCCTGCTGAGATTCAGGCGATCCAAcctctccttgataggattagtacgctgaaacagcaaggattgaccggctttggtattgtctcaagttttcttcgccgtcgggttcagcccttgaaagagcggggacatctcggctttgagtattctggggccgaggattctTCGCGCATGgttccagctcttgagctgaccggtgaggaggtactcgagcgtctccagaagatgctgaaaggagtgagcgtcattcctcctgccgtccctgagtactcggccaacaacccgcccccagct GTGCTCGGTcggaactttgttgatccgatccgctttgatgttctccctgctgtggcggaggCTGGGGATCATTTAGCCGGTACTTCtgtaatta tccctcgcggcccTCGCAGCGTCCCGAAGAGGGGacgaatggacgggtcttcatctggcttgcctgtctccaagaagcctcgcaaaccaagtactccttcaggtactccagttgttgctagcatgctcttag cgggtgctctggtttcgctggctgaggaagaagaggatgatgaagttccccttatcacgcggcg taatcggaggtcgggtgtgagttcttccgatgcTCTTGCGCCGACTTCTTCCGAAGCTCCGGGGTCGAGTTCTTTGGCTTCTTCTGCCCCGAGCTGTgctgctcctccggtgcggagttcttccacggctccagctccggcttcttccgtggctccgttgtcggctgtcccgctcccgtcgatGGGtgacggggacgtcttcgccgtcgtggttccccctgcgaggccttctcttggcttcgcaaggAAAAAAGTAGCCAg TGCTTCGTCTTCTTTAATTTctccatcgacttcttctctgcttcccgccgtgccaacgagttctgagcctcgagactcacaacattctgttgatgaagttgcggcgggggcttcagagctacctggcggagttgcgggcttggtcgctccggaggtaaccgTGGCCGTCGCACCGAGTTCTTCTGGggatttggctccggcttccttGGAGGTTGCTCTTGTCGCTCCTGCTTCGCCCCGGCcggcttctctttccccttcttttgcctccggcggcccttctctgtccgatgacgtggtgcaacaattcgatgccactcatcggttatcggagctgaccgcagcctgggggagcttgtcgaccctcgcgacttcttttggtgaaaagctccag tctttttctcgtgatcattccagcttctttttctcatctgaaaatgagaggaagttgtcttcggaggtggacgctctgaaaacCGATCTTGGccttctccgggctgagttggagacggagcgtcagttgcaccaaaaggaggaaaaagcccttcgcgcccgggttgtggagacggagaaacagagagatgctgcggtggagtctgcgaagaaagaaaacaaag ctctccgagttgagaaacagaaactctcggagagtattgatgaaatgaaggcccttgtccgttctagtcataatagagctgaggaggtaaatactcacgctgaggaagaactcgcccttgctaggctgattaggcgtggagctgacagagatcttgtgcaggcccaaaaaaccattgaaggcctatctgggaagctggcgacggctaccgaaaattggaatgccttgtggaaatcttttcgttcggtaGCCGACGTCCTCCGGACTtcggcggatgacgggcaatcttgggcgcagttcattcctcggattccgactcgtttccaagagttcgcgaagaggtgcgcccaagtatgtaccaaaaatgtgctggcccaggtccgggtccttgctccggaGGCACCTCTCTCGAAGATAgcggaagaagctgaaagccaagaatatcttgacgccgttgaaaagatggagcctgaggtcgaagatctagccagtaggattGTAGATGGTCTAAATATCGACCTTTCCCtctctgatgacaatgcctga